Proteins encoded within one genomic window of Bacteroides sedimenti:
- a CDS encoding trimeric intracellular cation channel family protein: MPTFVQIIEFIGTFAFAISGIRLASAKKFDWFGAYVVGLVTAIGGGTIRDLLLDVTPFWMTNPVYLICSALALFWVIVFGKQLVHLHNTFFIFDSIGLALFTVVGVEKTIALGYPFWVAVVMGSITGAAGGVIRDIFINEIPLIFRKEIYAMACVVGGLCFWGCSSLGMDSMLVQSISGASVFLVRILAVKYNICLPKLKGE, encoded by the coding sequence ATGCCTACTTTTGTCCAGATTATTGAGTTTATTGGTACTTTTGCCTTTGCAATCAGTGGTATTCGATTAGCTTCGGCAAAAAAGTTTGATTGGTTTGGCGCTTATGTTGTCGGACTGGTAACGGCTATCGGTGGTGGTACTATTCGTGACCTCTTGCTGGATGTCACCCCTTTCTGGATGACTAATCCTGTTTATCTAATCTGTTCGGCCCTGGCCCTATTCTGGGTAATTGTTTTTGGTAAACAATTAGTTCATCTTCACAACACATTTTTTATATTCGACTCAATCGGGCTTGCCCTCTTTACAGTTGTTGGTGTTGAAAAAACCATTGCTTTGGGATATCCTTTCTGGGTTGCTGTAGTAATGGGAAGTATAACCGGTGCTGCGGGAGGTGTAATTCGCGATATCTTTATTAATGAAATACCTCTTATTTTCAGAAAAGAAATATATGCAATGGCCTGTGTTGTAGGCGGATTATGTTTCTGGGGTTGTTCATCCCTGGGTATGGATAGTATGTTAGTTCAATCAATAAGCGGAGCCAGCGTTTTTTTAGTCAGAATTCTGGCGGTTAAGTATAATATCTGTTTGCCCAAACTAAAAGGAGAATAA
- a CDS encoding RNA polymerase sigma factor, giving the protein MKSLNFKKDLLGVQDELLRFAYKLTSNREEANDLLQETSLKALDNEDKYTPDTNFKGWMYTIMRNIFINNYRKVMRDQTFVDQTENLYHLNLSQDSGFDSTEGAYDIKEIHRVVNSLPKEYKVPFSMHVSGFKYREIADKLGLPLGTVKSRIFFTRQRLQQELKDFV; this is encoded by the coding sequence ATGAAAAGTTTAAATTTTAAGAAAGATCTCTTGGGAGTACAGGACGAACTACTTCGCTTTGCATACAAATTAACATCTAATCGTGAAGAGGCTAATGATTTATTGCAAGAAACGTCGTTGAAAGCGCTTGATAATGAGGACAAGTATACACCCGACACTAACTTTAAAGGGTGGATGTATACCATAATGCGTAATATCTTCATTAATAACTATCGGAAGGTAATGAGAGATCAGACCTTTGTAGATCAGACAGAGAATTTGTACCATCTTAATCTATCTCAGGATTCAGGATTTGACAGCACTGAAGGTGCTTATGACATCAAAGAGATTCACCGCGTGGTAAATTCATTGCCAAAAGAGTACAAAGTACCATTTTCAATGCATGTATCCGGATTTAAATACCGGGAGATAGCTGATAAGCTTGGTCTTCCACTAGGAACAGTTAAAAGCCGGATATTTTTTACTCGTCAAAGACTTCAACAAGAACTTAAAGATTTTGTATAA
- a CDS encoding biotin/lipoyl-binding protein, with translation MKKEIKFSLLYRDMWQSSGKYQPRADQLARIAPVIVEMGCFARVETNGGAFEQVNLLYGENPNIAVRTFTKPLNDVGIQTHMLDRGLNGLRMFPVPADVRKLMYKVKKAQGVDITRIFCGLNDVRNIIPSIKYALEAGMIPQAALCITFSPVHTVEYYANIADQLIAAGAPEICLKDMAGVGRPDMLGKLTKAIKDKHPEVIIQYHGHSGPGLSMASILEVCKNGADIIDVAMEPLSWGKVHPDLLSVQAMLKDAGFQVPEVDMKAYMKARSLTQEFIDDFLGYFIDPTNKHTSSLLLGCGLPGGMMGSMMADLKGVQSGINMMLKSKNQPEVALDDLVVMLFDEVEYVWPKLGYPPLVTPFSQYVKNVALMNVMQLLKGEERWTVIDPHSWDMILGKSGKLPGELAPEIIELAKSKGFEFSTEDPQENFPDALESFKKEMDENGWEYGPDNEELFELAMHDRQYRDYRSGVAKKRFQDELQRAKDAEMEKKGYTEEDIKKMKRAKAEPITALEKGQVFWEASFTSGSTPPAIGQRFSPEETFCYIGTMWGTFDRIPANFSGRIIEVCVKQGAHVNKGDVLAYIERAEILA, from the coding sequence ATGAAAAAAGAAATTAAATTCAGTCTCCTTTACCGGGATATGTGGCAATCTTCCGGAAAGTATCAACCCAGGGCTGATCAATTGGCTAGAATTGCGCCAGTGATTGTAGAAATGGGATGTTTCGCTCGTGTGGAAACCAATGGTGGAGCATTCGAGCAGGTAAACCTGTTATACGGTGAAAATCCGAATATAGCAGTAAGGACATTTACAAAACCGTTAAACGACGTGGGCATCCAGACACATATGCTCGACCGTGGTTTGAACGGATTGAGGATGTTCCCCGTTCCTGCAGACGTGCGTAAACTGATGTATAAAGTAAAGAAAGCACAGGGAGTTGATATTACCCGTATTTTCTGTGGATTGAACGATGTGCGCAACATTATTCCATCCATAAAATACGCATTGGAAGCAGGAATGATTCCTCAGGCAGCTCTTTGTATCACTTTCTCACCGGTACATACCGTTGAATACTATGCTAATATTGCCGATCAGCTGATTGCAGCCGGAGCACCTGAAATCTGTCTGAAAGACATGGCCGGTGTGGGTCGTCCAGATATGCTTGGTAAATTAACCAAGGCTATAAAGGACAAACATCCGGAAGTGATCATTCAATATCACGGCCATTCCGGTCCGGGCCTTTCAATGGCTTCTATTCTGGAAGTTTGTAAAAACGGAGCTGATATTATTGACGTTGCCATGGAACCGCTATCATGGGGTAAGGTGCATCCAGACTTGCTTTCTGTTCAGGCGATGTTGAAAGATGCTGGTTTCCAGGTGCCGGAAGTTGATATGAAGGCCTACATGAAAGCCCGCAGCTTAACTCAAGAGTTCATCGATGATTTCCTTGGCTATTTTATTGACCCAACAAACAAACATACCTCTTCTCTGCTTCTGGGATGCGGACTACCTGGTGGTATGATGGGTTCCATGATGGCCGACCTGAAAGGAGTTCAATCGGGTATCAATATGATGCTGAAAAGCAAGAATCAGCCGGAAGTAGCTCTGGACGATCTTGTGGTGATGCTATTTGATGAAGTTGAATATGTATGGCCTAAGTTAGGTTATCCACCACTTGTAACGCCATTCAGCCAATACGTGAAAAATGTGGCATTGATGAACGTGATGCAGTTGCTAAAAGGAGAAGAAAGATGGACTGTGATTGACCCACACTCTTGGGATATGATTCTAGGAAAGAGTGGTAAGTTACCTGGTGAACTTGCTCCCGAGATTATTGAACTGGCAAAATCAAAAGGATTCGAATTCTCTACCGAAGATCCACAAGAAAACTTCCCTGATGCATTAGAAAGCTTCAAAAAAGAGATGGACGAAAACGGATGGGAATATGGTCCGGACAATGAAGAACTCTTCGAACTGGCTATGCACGATCGTCAATACAGAGATTATCGTTCAGGAGTTGCAAAGAAACGTTTCCAGGACGAGCTGCAAAGAGCTAAAGATGCAGAGATGGAAAAGAAGGGATATACCGAAGAAGATATCAAGAAGATGAAACGTGCAAAAGCCGAACCAATTACTGCACTCGAAAAAGGACAGGTCTTCTGGGAAGCAAGTTTTACTTCGGGTTCAACACCTCCTGCTATCGGTCAGAGATTCTCTCCGGAAGAAACATTCTGCTACATCGGTACAATGTGGGGAACATTTGACAGAATACCTGCCAATTTCTCCGGACGCATTATCGAAGTCTGTGTAAAACAAGGTGCTCATGTTAATAAAGGAGATGTTCTTGCATATATAGAACGTGCTGAAATATTGGCATAA
- a CDS encoding DUF5103 domain-containing protein: MKTQMILCLYALLCLSAKAQHNEVYSSKIQSLQVKVNDNWLAPPVISLNSDDIVEISFDELSHEYHRFQYVISHCNADWTPSDLNEIDYLEGFNNSPIEDYKNSLNTTMLYTHYRLSLPNEQVKLKVSGNYVVTIFDDDDSSKPICKAYFSVVEKKVAIAASVSSNTDIDTNKSHQQVSFKVNYNGYTIRNPQNEVKIKVMQNLREDNCVTNVQPSYVSPTELRYEYNRDLIFEAGNEYRRFEMVSIRHAARGIQTIRYFAPYYHTILFPDEVRNRNYSFDKDQNGRYYVRYDLGNNNDIDADYMFVHFSFPWKGLLPDGDLYLQGSFTNDNFTDNYRLTYNPETQSFESTQLLKQGAYNYQYLFVPTKSNKATGALTEGNFYETENEYLILIYHRPFGERYDKLIGVQPVYYK, from the coding sequence ATGAAAACACAAATGATATTATGTCTGTATGCCCTTCTTTGCCTGTCTGCAAAAGCACAACACAATGAAGTATATTCATCAAAGATTCAGAGCCTGCAGGTAAAAGTGAATGATAACTGGCTGGCTCCTCCGGTTATAAGTCTGAACTCGGACGACATCGTTGAAATATCTTTCGATGAACTATCACACGAATATCACCGTTTTCAGTATGTAATTTCGCATTGCAATGCCGACTGGACCCCTTCGGACCTGAACGAGATTGATTATCTGGAGGGATTCAATAACAGCCCGATTGAGGACTATAAAAATTCGTTGAATACTACAATGTTGTACACTCATTATCGCCTCTCCTTACCCAATGAACAGGTAAAGCTGAAGGTTTCGGGCAACTATGTGGTAACCATATTCGATGATGATGACAGTTCCAAACCAATATGCAAGGCTTATTTCTCTGTTGTGGAAAAGAAGGTGGCGATAGCTGCAAGCGTAAGCAGCAATACCGACATCGATACCAACAAGTCGCATCAGCAGGTATCATTCAAGGTGAATTATAACGGATACACCATCCGTAATCCCCAGAATGAGGTGAAAATAAAGGTGATGCAGAATCTTCGTGAGGATAATTGCGTAACGAATGTGCAGCCATCTTATGTAAGCCCTACGGAGCTAAGGTACGAGTACAACAGAGATTTGATATTTGAAGCTGGAAATGAATACCGCCGTTTTGAAATGGTTAGTATTAGACATGCAGCCAGAGGGATTCAGACTATTCGCTATTTTGCCCCTTATTATCATACGATTCTTTTCCCTGACGAAGTAAGAAACAGAAACTACAGTTTCGATAAAGATCAGAACGGTCGATACTATGTACGTTACGACCTTGGCAATAACAATGATATTGATGCCGACTACATGTTTGTTCATTTTTCGTTTCCCTGGAAAGGCCTATTGCCTGACGGCGATCTTTATCTGCAAGGATCTTTTACAAACGATAACTTCACAGATAATTACCGACTGACATACAATCCGGAAACACAGTCGTTTGAATCAACACAACTCCTGAAACAGGGAGCATACAATTACCAATATCTTTTTGTGCCCACCAAAAGCAACAAAGCCACCGGAGCATTAACAGAAGGAAACTTCTATGAAACAGAAAACGAATATCTCATCCTGATTTATCACCGTCCCTTTGGTGAACGGTATGACAAGCTGATTGGAGTTCAGCCGGTTTATTACAAATAG
- the mtgA gene encoding monofunctional biosynthetic peptidoglycan transglycosylase, whose protein sequence is MPGKKILRILRNLAIAFFGSTILVTIIYRFVPVYVTPLMVIRCGQQIIDGEEVTLKHKWVSFDKISKHLPMAVIASEDNKFATHHGFDFEAIQMAVEESERGKRSRGASTISQQTAKNVFLWPESSWIRKGFEVYFTVLIETFWSKERIMEVYLNSIEMGKGIYGAEAAAKYKFHTTAKKLSRGQCALIAATLPNPLRFDSANPSRYILRRQAKILRLMQLVPKFPPSSKR, encoded by the coding sequence ATGCCTGGGAAAAAAATTCTTCGGATTTTAAGAAATCTTGCAATAGCATTCTTCGGATCGACTATTTTAGTTACGATTATCTATCGATTCGTTCCTGTATACGTCACTCCTTTGATGGTGATAAGGTGCGGACAGCAGATAATAGATGGAGAAGAGGTAACCTTAAAGCACAAATGGGTATCTTTCGATAAAATTTCAAAGCATCTTCCGATGGCGGTTATCGCGTCAGAAGATAACAAATTTGCCACTCATCACGGGTTTGATTTTGAGGCCATTCAGATGGCAGTGGAAGAGAGTGAAAGAGGTAAAAGGTCAAGAGGGGCAAGTACCATCAGTCAGCAAACCGCAAAAAACGTGTTTTTGTGGCCTGAATCGTCCTGGATAAGAAAAGGCTTTGAAGTATACTTCACCGTACTGATTGAAACTTTCTGGTCAAAGGAACGCATCATGGAGGTTTACCTCAATTCCATAGAAATGGGAAAAGGTATTTACGGAGCAGAAGCTGCAGCAAAATATAAGTTTCATACTACAGCCAAGAAATTGTCGAGAGGTCAATGCGCTTTGATAGCTGCAACTTTACCAAATCCTCTCAGATTTGATTCGGCAAATCCATCCAGATACATTCTCAGACGCCAGGCAAAAATTCTGAGGCTGATGCAGTTGGTTCCTAAATTCCCGCCTTCCTCAAAAAGATAA